TGCACCCAGCGCACAAACAGCTCGGCATCGGGTTTATCACCGGAGAAGCCGCCGACATCATGCCCGACGTTATAAAGCCCGGACAAACTCATCCCCAGCCCCATGCGGGTGTTGTAGCGCAGCGTCTGCCAGTTAGTGCGGTTATCGCCGCTCCAGGTCTGCACATAGCGCTGCATCCCGGCACAGCCGGAGCGGGAGATCAGATAGGGGCGTTTGTCCGGAGCGAAACGTTGCTGCGCTTCCATCGAGGCGCGCATCATCAGGAGCGGCATCACCGGGCGAATATGCTTGATGGCGATCTCCTGACCAAAACCGGCGCAGCGCGCTTCGCCATCCCACACTTCAAACTCGTTATTGTCGTTCCAGGTGGAGTCGATGCCCATCTCCAGCAGCTGCGTGGTCACGCCCTCCTGCCACCAGGCGATGGTCTGCGGGTTGGTGAAATCGAGATGCGAACCCTCGTCATCCCAGAAGCTGGAGCGCTCCGGCCCGGGGTTTTCCGAATCGCGGATAAACAGCCCTTTTTCCGCCACTTCGTGATAGCGCGGATGATCCTGCAACAGACAGGGTTTGATATTGGCTGCTAGCTTCAGCCCGGCATCGTGAAACGCCTGGCTCATCTCCTTGGGCTGCGGCACTTTGTCGTAGTTCCAGTTAAAAACGTAGCGTTTGCCGTTGATCGAGGTGTAACCCGATGAGAGCTGGAACGAGTCGCAGGGGATCGCATGCTCTTCACACAGGCGAATAAAGTTCATCAGCTGGTTTTGCGCATCCGGCGCATCGGTGTAGTGCATGGTCGAGCCGCTGTAGCCGAGGCTCCACTTCGGCCCGAAGAGGGTTTTGCCCGTCAGGCGCACAAAGGCTTTGGTGACATCCAGCGCGCGCGCGCCGGTAAAAATGTAGTAATCGATATCGCCCGCTTCCGCCTGCCAGCGGCGATAGGCGGTGTGGTAGTTATCGATCTCATTCCCGAGATCCAGCCAGCAGCTGCTGAGGTTGTCGTAAAACAGCCCGTAGCTGACATCATCCCGGCGGGTGAGGGTGAAAGGGACATGTTTATAGAGCGGGTCGGTGCTCGCCGCGTTGTAGCCCATCGCATCGAGGTTGCGCATCTCATAGCGCTGGCCGGTACGTTGCAGGTTGCCCGCTTTCTCGCCGAGGCCGTAGAAACGCTCCTCCTTTTTACGGCTGAGGTAGTGCGCCACGCCGTCACCGTGAGCATTGATTTGATAAGCGCTGGTGGGGCGATCGCCTGCCAGCCACTGCCACTCGCCCGCTTCATTACGGTAGTGCCACTCCAGCCATAACGGCTGGTGCACCGTCACTCGCAGTTGCTCGCTCTCAACGGTCAGCGTCTCCTGCTGCTGTTCAAGCTTCCACTCAGGCAGGCTAAAACCGCTCAGATCCTCACGGCTGCGCCCCTCCCACGGCACATCCTCACCTGGCGCGATGCTCCAGGTGCGCGCCAGCGCCAGTTCGCCCTTGCGCTTAATCAGCACGCGAAACAGGTTCGCTTCCAGCACATAGAGGCAGAGCGTATGTTGCTCATCAACCAATAGCTCAACGTGATGAGCGCTCTGTTTTTGTAACGTCCAGTTCTTCAGCGTTTTCATAGCAGACTTCCACAATCAGGCGCGTTTTGCGCGACGTTCAGCAATAAATGCCACCAGGAAAATAGCGCCAATCAGGTCAAAGAAACCCATGGCAATAAACAGCGGGTTGAAGCCAATCTTGTCGGCGGTAACGCCAATCAGCAGTGAGAAGAGGAAGCTGGCGATCCACGCCGCCGAGCCGCGCATGCCGTTGACGGTTGCCATCTGGCCTTTGTCGAATGACTCAACCACCAGCGCGCTCAACATGCAGGAGATGATCTGGTGGCCGAAGCCGCCAATCGAGATCAGCACAATGGTGATATAGGGATCGCGGGTGATCGCAACAATGGCCAGCGAGATCATCAGGAACGCGCCGGTCAGGGAACTGGCAACTACCGAGTTGACGCGCGAGCAGCCGAACCAGCGGGTATAGAGTTTGGTGAGATAGCCGCTGGCGACGCTGCCGAGATCGGCGGCGAGGAAGGGGAGCCAGGCGAACATCGCAATCTGTTTCAGATCCATGCCGTGCTCTTTCGCCAGATAGAGCGGCACCCAGAAGCTCAGCACCGCCCACGCCGGTTCCGCCATAAAGGCCGGAATGGCGATGCCGTAGAAGCGTTTGTTTTTCGATACGTTTTTCAGCGCGGTAAGGAAGGGCAGTTTCACTGCTGGCGGCTCATTATCCTGCTGAATAAAGGCCAGCTCTTCGCGGCTCAGATTCGGGTGCTTGTCCGGGTTGTGATAAAACGCCCACCACAAAATCACCCACAGCAGCGCCAGCACGCCGGTAAACATAAATGCCCCCTGCCAGCCAAACGAGGCGTGGGCGAAGTAGATGATTGGCGGTGCCAGCATCGCGCCGATGGAGAAGCCGACGCCCGCCCAGCCAGCGGCGACCGGACGCTCCGATTTCGGGAACCACTCGCCGATTGTTTTGGCGTTAGCGGGCGTTGCCGCCGCTTCCGACGCGCCCATGGTAAAGCGCAAAATCGCCAGATGGATCCAGCTGCTTGCGCCAGCATGGAACATACAGGCCAGCGCCCAGATGATCGCGCAGACCATAAAGCCCACTTTCAGGCCAATCACATCGATTAACCAGCCACACAGCGGCTGGAACAGGGTATACGCCAGCTGAAATGCGCCGACAATCCATGAATATTGTTCGGTAGTAATACCGAGGCTGGTTTTCAGTTCCGGTGCCAGGATGCCCAGCGAGTTACGGGTGATGTAGTTCACCGTCACGCCAAACAGAAAGAGTACCAGCATCCACCAGCGTAATTTTTTGAAGATCCGGCGACTGCTGGTGGCCGCCACGTCGTTGTTAATCCCCTGGCTCATGGTGTTCTCCGCTCATCGTTTTGTAGGGACGTTGCGTTATCGCGGCCGGGTGAAAAGTTGTTATACCGCCAGGCGCGCGTGATGATTTTTTTCTTGGTTTTTGTCTTAAGAACACACACAACTAGTATGGAAGTTGTATGACACATTTACCGTAGGGGAGAAAAAAGCGCGGCTAAAGTCGATTTTGTGCAAGGATTCTCATCAATTGACCGAATATTGCGGCAGACTGCAATCGAAGCCATAAATATCAGGCTTTCTGCTCTATGAAAATTTTCCCATTTCACAAACGGAGCAAGATCACAGAATGGATAAAAAGCTCAAAATCAGCGAAATTGCCCGGCGCACAAATCTGTCGACCAGCACCGTTTCGCGGGTGCTGGCGGGAAAAGCCAACACCAGCGAAAAAGCGCGCGCGGCGGTGCTGGCCTGCGCCCGTGAACTGGGGGTGATGGAGGGGATTGCCGCCGGACGGCTGCTGCTCAATAACCTGATTGTCTTTGCGCCGCAGCGCGCCTTTGATGAGCGCTCCGATATCTTCTACTACCGTGTCATTCAGAGCATCAATAAGGCACTGGAGCCTCACGACGTGCGGCTGCGCTACTGCGCGCTGGAGGAGCTGGACAGCGATGCCAATGAATTTCTGGCGCGTATGAATGCAGCCGAAACCCAGGCGGCGATCCTGCTCGGCATTGACGATACCCATATTCACGAGCTGGCGGCGGATATCGGCAAACCCTGCGTGCTGATCAACTGCCGCGATGGGCGTATGCGCCTGCCCTCGATTGCGCCGGATCACCGCACCATCGGCGAGTTTGCTGCCCGCTATCTCTTTGATATGGGCCACCGCGATGTGGTGAATGTGATGTGCCTGCGCCGTTACACCATGGATCTGCGCCTCGCAGGCATTAAAGCAGCGTGGCAGCAGCAGAACCTGCGTTTTAACAGCAAACGGGATCTCATCACCGTACCCAGCTTTAGCGCCAAAGAGGCGGCGCTGCGGGTGGCGGAGTGGCTGGACGATCCGGCAAACAAAACGCCGCCGACCGCATTTCTGGTCAGCGGCGATTTTATGGCGCAGGGGACGGTGCAGGCGCTGCTGCAGCGGGGTTTGCGCGTGCCGCAGGATGTGTCGGTGATGAGTATTGACGCCTTTAACCTCGCGGCAATTCAGGATGTGCCGCTCACCGCGGTGCATGTTCCGCGCGATGAGCTGGGCGCGGAAGCGGTGCAGCTATTGCAGCAGCGCCTGATCCGCCCACAGGCACCGACCGGCTCGCTGCTGTTAAACGGCACGCTGGCAGTGCGCGAGTCGGTGCGGCGGATACGCCCGGGGCAGCGACGCACCGCCGTGGCTGGTGACGGGCTGTATGATGCTTAACTCTCCATCCCCAGCGCGCGCTTACCGTGCGCATTCAGATCGCTGAGCGTAAAGCGGCCTGACCAGTCGCGCTCATAATCCTCGCGCGGAAAATCCCCGGGCGAGCTGCCTTGCTCCAGTGCGACCTTCACCGTGCGGGCATAAGCCAGGTTCTTCTCACACAGCGGGGCAGCGGGGATATACATCACATTGCCCCAGCCCTGCTGGTTTTCCACCGGGGCGACTGAGTGGATCACATCGCAGTGCCACCAGACGGAATCGCCCGCTTCAAGGGGAGGAATGCTGCTCAGCGCTTCCATCAGCAGCGGGTGCCACTTCTCTGAAACCGGCAGCACGCGGCCAGGTGCCACGCCGCACAGCTCATCGTCCGGGATATCATCCAGCAGCGGGCGCAGCAGAATGTAGGCCATCGCCTCGGGGATCGGCACCACGTGCAGCAACCCCTGACCAGCGATCATATCCGACAGCGCCGTCCAGCCCTGGAAGGTGCGAAACACTGAACATTTGGTGGTGTTCTCAACCGAGTACTCCTCCACCTCGGTGCGGTGCGCCGCATCCCATGGATCATATTGATCCAGTTTGCCGTTAAAGACGTTGGCAAAGACGCGCTGATAGGCCGGCAGCAGCCAGCGCTCCAGCGCGCCGGAATCCGTATGCGCCCCCAGCCCTTTCGAGGTGGTGCCCGGCGGGCGGCGGCGAATGCGATCCGGGTAGATGACGCTAACATCGGGGTTAAACCACGTGCGCCCCTCGCTCTCAAACCGCCACAGCCGGTTGAGGAAAGATTGCGCGGCCGCCATTTCATCGCTCTGGCGCGCCTGCATCTGCGCCTGTGACCAGTAGATCGGGTAGATCTCCGGGCGCGAAGCCTCCAGCGTGCCGAAAAAGCTGTCGCCCGGGCCTTTATAGACCTCATCAAAATGGTTTTCCGCCAGGTAGTCGAGCATCGCGCGATCCCAGCCCAGCGCCTGCTCGCGCGGGAAATGGCCTTTAATCACCACGCAGCCGCGACGTTTGATCAACGCGCGCTGTGCCTCGGTCACGCGTCCGTTGGCGAGATCGGCATAGTTAAGCTGCGGCCAGACAGATTCGCCGCGGGCTTTTATCGCCTTAATCTCCTCCACGCGCTCACTAATACGCGCGCTGAGTTGATCGAACAGCTGTTGTACATCGCCAATTTGCGCCCGCAGCGCCTGTTTCATCTGGCGGATGGCGGTTTTGTGGTCGGCAGGAAGGGTTTCATGGGTAAACGTCATAGGCACCTCTTTCTTTCATTCGAAAGTAATTAAGATTACAAATGACAATCTAAGTTAAAAATAAGTTAATGCAAGTTTAAAAACTTGATGGATTGCACAAAGCGGGAGAAGGCCGAGGGAGAGTGCCGACGGCGGGGCGTCGGCAGGGGGATCAGCGGTCGAACGGGGCAGTGTTATCCAGCACCGCCTGAATCACATTCAGCACGCCGTGGTGGTTGTTGTCATCGGTCTGGTGACGAGCAATGGCTTTAATCGCGTCGGTGGCGTTGCCCATGGCGAAAGAGTAGTCGGTCATGCGCAGCATTTCGGCGTCGTTTCCGCTATCGCCCAGCGTCACACACGCTTGCGGGGAGAGGTTCCAGCGCTTGAGCAGACGCGAAATACCGTTGGCTTTATGCAGGCCGGGGATAATCAGATCGACAAAGCCGAAGCCGCTGGTTACCGGTTTCATAATCCCGTCGAGCGAGGTGTGCAGTTCATCAACCAGCGCCGGGATCTCGCTGTCCGGCAGATTCAGGGAGAATTTAAACAGCGTATCGTCAATCTGCGTGAAGTCGCGCACCGGCTTTAAGCGGTGATAGTGTTCCGCCATCAGATCGACAAACTCTTGCGGCGCGGCTTCGTTGATATAGGCGCTTTCAAGCCCGCAGGCGACAAAGTTCAGGCCGCCGCCTTTTAACAGCTCGCCCATCACCACCTGGGATTCGTGGCGGGTCAGTTCGCCGTGGAACAGTTGTTGGCCGTGTTCGTAGACCAGCGCGCCGTTTTCGGCGACGAAGGAGATGCGATCCTTAAGCTCCGGGAAGAAGGAGATGAGCTGGTAGTACTGGTTGCCGCTGGCAACCACGAATTCGATATTGCGCTGCTGGAGTTGCTCGAATTGCG
This Kosakonia cowanii JCM 10956 = DSM 18146 DNA region includes the following protein-coding sequences:
- a CDS encoding TIM-barrel domain-containing protein, yielding MKTLKNWTLQKQSAHHVELLVDEQHTLCLYVLEANLFRVLIKRKGELALARTWSIAPGEDVPWEGRSREDLSGFSLPEWKLEQQQETLTVESEQLRVTVHQPLWLEWHYRNEAGEWQWLAGDRPTSAYQINAHGDGVAHYLSRKKEERFYGLGEKAGNLQRTGQRYEMRNLDAMGYNAASTDPLYKHVPFTLTRRDDVSYGLFYDNLSSCWLDLGNEIDNYHTAYRRWQAEAGDIDYYIFTGARALDVTKAFVRLTGKTLFGPKWSLGYSGSTMHYTDAPDAQNQLMNFIRLCEEHAIPCDSFQLSSGYTSINGKRYVFNWNYDKVPQPKEMSQAFHDAGLKLAANIKPCLLQDHPRYHEVAEKGLFIRDSENPGPERSSFWDDEGSHLDFTNPQTIAWWQEGVTTQLLEMGIDSTWNDNNEFEVWDGEARCAGFGQEIAIKHIRPVMPLLMMRASMEAQQRFAPDKRPYLISRSGCAGMQRYVQTWSGDNRTNWQTLRYNTRMGLGMSLSGLYNVGHDVGGFSGDKPDAELFVRWVQNGVMHPRFTIHSWNDDQTVNEPWMYPAVTPAIRSAIELRYRLLPYLYTLLWQAHADDEPMLRPTFLDHENDAQTFEECDDFLLGRDLLVASVVEPGQRERSLWLPANESGWYDFYTGAWYAPGQWVTLDAPLEKLPLLVRAGAGLPLSNRIRHVEAKSDTFRELQLFPLKGTGRSSGLLFEDDGESWGYKEGNALWLSWEMVCDSETINLEVTARGDYRPTWQTLNVTLPAGEKRRLMINGEPATAWSFR
- a CDS encoding DUF1479 domain-containing protein; translation: MTFTHETLPADHKTAIRQMKQALRAQIGDVQQLFDQLSARISERVEEIKAIKARGESVWPQLNYADLANGRVTEAQRALIKRRGCVVIKGHFPREQALGWDRAMLDYLAENHFDEVYKGPGDSFFGTLEASRPEIYPIYWSQAQMQARQSDEMAAAQSFLNRLWRFESEGRTWFNPDVSVIYPDRIRRRPPGTTSKGLGAHTDSGALERWLLPAYQRVFANVFNGKLDQYDPWDAAHRTEVEEYSVENTTKCSVFRTFQGWTALSDMIAGQGLLHVVPIPEAMAYILLRPLLDDIPDDELCGVAPGRVLPVSEKWHPLLMEALSSIPPLEAGDSVWWHCDVIHSVAPVENQQGWGNVMYIPAAPLCEKNLAYARTVKVALEQGSSPGDFPREDYERDWSGRFTLSDLNAHGKRALGMES
- a CDS encoding LacI family DNA-binding transcriptional regulator, with translation MDKKLKISEIARRTNLSTSTVSRVLAGKANTSEKARAAVLACARELGVMEGIAAGRLLLNNLIVFAPQRAFDERSDIFYYRVIQSINKALEPHDVRLRYCALEELDSDANEFLARMNAAETQAAILLGIDDTHIHELAADIGKPCVLINCRDGRMRLPSIAPDHRTIGEFAARYLFDMGHRDVVNVMCLRRYTMDLRLAGIKAAWQQQNLRFNSKRDLITVPSFSAKEAALRVAEWLDDPANKTPPTAFLVSGDFMAQGTVQALLQRGLRVPQDVSVMSIDAFNLAAIQDVPLTAVHVPRDELGAEAVQLLQQRLIRPQAPTGSLLLNGTLAVRESVRRIRPGQRRTAVAGDGLYDA
- a CDS encoding MFS transporter encodes the protein MSQGINNDVAATSSRRIFKKLRWWMLVLFLFGVTVNYITRNSLGILAPELKTSLGITTEQYSWIVGAFQLAYTLFQPLCGWLIDVIGLKVGFMVCAIIWALACMFHAGASSWIHLAILRFTMGASEAAATPANAKTIGEWFPKSERPVAAGWAGVGFSIGAMLAPPIIYFAHASFGWQGAFMFTGVLALLWVILWWAFYHNPDKHPNLSREELAFIQQDNEPPAVKLPFLTALKNVSKNKRFYGIAIPAFMAEPAWAVLSFWVPLYLAKEHGMDLKQIAMFAWLPFLAADLGSVASGYLTKLYTRWFGCSRVNSVVASSLTGAFLMISLAIVAITRDPYITIVLISIGGFGHQIISCMLSALVVESFDKGQMATVNGMRGSAAWIASFLFSLLIGVTADKIGFNPLFIAMGFFDLIGAIFLVAFIAERRAKRA
- a CDS encoding Cof-type HAD-IIB family hydrolase, whose product is MTVKVIVTDMDGTFLDDAKKYDRTRFMAQFEQLQQRNIEFVVASGNQYYQLISFFPELKDRISFVAENGALVYEHGQQLFHGELTRHESQVVMGELLKGGGLNFVACGLESAYINEAAPQEFVDLMAEHYHRLKPVRDFTQIDDTLFKFSLNLPDSEIPALVDELHTSLDGIMKPVTSGFGFVDLIIPGLHKANGISRLLKRWNLSPQACVTLGDSGNDAEMLRMTDYSFAMGNATDAIKAIARHQTDDNNHHGVLNVIQAVLDNTAPFDR